In the genome of Acidobacteriota bacterium, one region contains:
- a CDS encoding efflux RND transporter permease subunit — MIHRLIAISVRHRGLVLMTVFALAVAGIWSAGQLSIDAIPDLSDTQVILLSHYPGQSPQVVEDQVTHPLSSAMLSVPQSTDVRGFSYFGLSFVYVLFEEGTDIYWARSRVLETLAGQREQLPPEARVELGPDATGVGWVFQYVLRSSTVPLHELRSLQDWLLRYELLAVDGVAEVASVGGFVKQYQVTVDPIRLRGYDITLKQIEQAIRSGNRDVGGRLLEMAETEFMVRGLGAIESLEDIRGLAIGRSSDDTPITIGDVAEVQIGPELRRGVVDLNGDGEVVGGIVVMRAGADVMDTIAGVKQRLEELRPGLPEDVEIVTVYDRSTLIRRAIDLLRKTLTEELIIVILACGVFLLSFRSSLVAVVALPAGVLASFAIMHLLGLGANVMSLGGIAIAMGVMVDASVVMVENAHKRIEQAHEAGEPYDHATLIISAAQEVGPALFGSLIIITVSFLPVFSLQAAEGRLFRPLAATKTFSMAAAALLAITLIPALMALVLRGKFRSERTNPISRIFAAIYRPFLEFALRFPVLVLAVAFLTTAISWVPYSRLGSEFIPPLYEGDFLWMPTTNPGISIGKARELLQQTDRALAEYPEVESVFGKIGRAETATDPAPLSMIETTLRLKPPDEWPREEVSRFYSRWPLPAIVRRGLGKLWPESRPSRTPQDLDRAVQESARFPGLTGATMEGPIKVRLDMLTTGMRAPVGVKIAGPDLAVLESLALQVESALQDLEGTRSVYADRTVGGHYLDIELDRDAIARYGLAIGDVQDVIATGIGGRKIGETIEGVERYPINLRYQSELRDDPTKLGRVLIATPRGEQIPLEQLARIYVADGPPMIKSEGARPNAWVQISIDDGVIDLGTYVERARKRVDETIDLPTGYSLRWSGRYEQLQRANQRLSIVIPATLLLIVGLLYLHFRRWAPVSIVLLTIPFSLVGGVWLLYALDYRLSVAVAVGFIALAGLAVETGILMLVYLDHAYDRRVSDGRMNTVTDLYDAIVEGALLRLRPKLMTVLTTILALVPVMLGSPFESGSQVMQRIAAPMVGGLVSVAVLSLVIQPAIYMLWKRRSLGQVLK; from the coding sequence ATGATCCACCGATTGATCGCGATCTCGGTTCGTCATCGTGGGTTGGTGCTGATGACGGTCTTCGCCCTGGCGGTCGCCGGCATCTGGTCGGCCGGTCAACTCTCCATCGATGCGATTCCCGACCTCTCGGATACGCAGGTGATCCTTCTAAGCCACTACCCGGGTCAATCGCCGCAGGTCGTCGAAGACCAGGTCACCCACCCGCTCTCCAGCGCCATGTTGTCGGTACCCCAATCCACGGACGTGCGTGGGTTTTCCTACTTCGGTCTGTCGTTCGTCTATGTCCTCTTCGAGGAGGGAACGGACATCTACTGGGCTCGGAGCCGGGTCCTCGAGACGCTCGCCGGTCAGCGCGAGCAACTCCCCCCCGAAGCCCGTGTCGAGTTGGGTCCCGACGCCACCGGAGTGGGTTGGGTCTTCCAGTATGTGTTGCGGTCCTCGACCGTCCCACTCCATGAGTTGCGATCTCTCCAGGACTGGTTGCTGCGCTACGAACTCCTGGCAGTCGACGGCGTCGCCGAGGTCGCCAGCGTCGGTGGTTTCGTCAAGCAGTACCAGGTGACGGTCGATCCGATAAGGCTTCGCGGCTACGACATAACCCTGAAACAGATCGAACAGGCCATCCGTAGCGGCAACCGCGATGTCGGTGGACGACTCCTGGAGATGGCGGAGACCGAGTTCATGGTCCGCGGTCTCGGCGCGATCGAGAGTCTGGAGGACATCCGCGGACTCGCGATCGGACGATCGAGCGACGACACGCCGATCACGATCGGTGATGTTGCGGAGGTGCAGATCGGCCCGGAACTCCGTCGCGGTGTCGTGGACCTGAACGGTGACGGAGAAGTCGTCGGTGGCATCGTCGTCATGCGAGCCGGTGCCGACGTCATGGATACCATCGCCGGGGTCAAGCAACGACTCGAGGAGCTAAGACCGGGTCTTCCCGAGGATGTCGAGATCGTCACCGTCTACGACCGCTCGACGCTCATCCGCCGCGCAATCGATCTCCTGCGCAAGACACTGACCGAAGAGCTGATCATCGTCATCCTCGCGTGCGGCGTGTTCCTGCTGAGTTTCCGAAGTTCGCTGGTGGCGGTCGTCGCCCTTCCGGCGGGCGTCCTCGCATCGTTCGCGATCATGCACCTGCTGGGACTCGGCGCCAACGTCATGTCTCTCGGCGGCATCGCCATCGCGATGGGGGTCATGGTCGACGCAAGCGTCGTGATGGTCGAGAACGCCCACAAGCGGATTGAACAGGCGCACGAGGCCGGCGAACCCTACGACCACGCCACGCTGATCATCTCGGCGGCCCAGGAGGTAGGCCCGGCGTTGTTCGGCAGTCTGATCATCATCACCGTCTCCTTCCTGCCGGTCTTTTCCCTGCAGGCCGCAGAGGGTCGTCTATTCAGACCTCTCGCCGCGACCAAGACATTTTCGATGGCGGCGGCGGCATTACTTGCGATCACGTTGATCCCCGCGCTCATGGCGCTCGTCCTGCGTGGAAAGTTCCGCAGCGAACGAACCAACCCGATCAGCCGGATCTTCGCGGCGATCTATCGCCCATTCCTTGAATTCGCCCTTCGCTTTCCGGTGCTGGTCCTCGCGGTCGCGTTTCTCACGACCGCGATCTCATGGGTGCCCTACTCCAGACTCGGGAGCGAGTTCATCCCACCGCTGTATGAGGGTGATTTCCTGTGGATGCCGACGACCAATCCCGGAATCTCGATCGGCAAGGCACGAGAGCTGTTGCAGCAGACCGATCGCGCGCTCGCGGAGTATCCGGAAGTCGAGAGCGTGTTCGGCAAGATCGGGCGGGCCGAGACGGCCACCGATCCCGCGCCCCTTTCCATGATCGAGACGACGCTGCGCCTGAAACCACCCGACGAATGGCCGCGCGAGGAGGTCTCGCGCTTCTACAGCCGCTGGCCGTTACCGGCGATCGTCCGTCGTGGCCTCGGAAAGCTGTGGCCCGAGAGCCGTCCGAGCCGGACTCCTCAGGACCTCGACCGAGCGGTGCAGGAGTCGGCCCGCTTCCCCGGCCTCACCGGTGCAACGATGGAGGGACCGATCAAGGTTCGCCTCGATATGCTGACCACCGGTATGCGCGCACCGGTCGGTGTCAAGATCGCCGGCCCCGACCTGGCGGTCCTAGAATCGCTGGCCCTTCAGGTCGAATCGGCCCTGCAAGACCTGGAAGGAACCCGCTCGGTCTATGCGGACCGCACGGTCGGTGGACATTACCTCGACATCGAACTCGATCGTGACGCGATCGCACGTTACGGACTGGCGATCGGTGACGTACAGGACGTGATCGCGACCGGCATCGGTGGGCGAAAAATCGGAGAGACGATCGAGGGCGTCGAGCGGTATCCGATTAACCTGCGTTACCAATCGGAACTCCGCGACGACCCGACGAAACTCGGTAGGGTCCTGATCGCCACGCCACGGGGAGAGCAGATCCCCCTGGAACAACTGGCACGAATCTACGTCGCGGATGGCCCCCCGATGATCAAGAGCGAAGGCGCTCGCCCCAACGCCTGGGTGCAGATCAGCATTGACGACGGCGTCATCGATCTCGGCACGTACGTGGAACGAGCCCGCAAGCGAGTCGACGAGACGATCGACCTACCGACCGGCTACTCGTTGCGCTGGAGCGGTCGCTACGAGCAGCTGCAACGGGCCAACCAACGTCTTTCGATCGTGATCCCCGCCACGCTTCTGCTCATTGTCGGACTTCTCTATCTTCACTTCAGACGCTGGGCGCCGGTCTCGATCGTACTGCTGACGATCCCCTTCTCGCTTGTGGGAGGCGTCTGGCTACTCTACGCGCTGGACTACCGATTGAGTGTTGCCGTCGCCGTCGGCTTCATCGCGCTCGCGGGCCTCGCGGTGGAGACCGGCATCCTGATGTTGGTCTACCTGGATCATGCCTACGACCGGCGCGTCTCGGACGGACGGATGAACACCGTCACCGACCTGTACGACGCGATCGTCGAGGGCGCGCTGCTCAGACTGCGACCCAAGTTGATGACGGTGCTGACGACGATTCTCGCCCTGGTTCCCGTCATGCTCGGTAGCCCGTTCGAATCGGGCTCCCAGGTCATGCAGCGGATAGCGGCACCGATGGTCGGCGGCCTGGTCAGCGTCGCCGTTCTGTCGCTGGTGATTCAGCCCGCGATCTACATGTTGTGGAAACGGCGGTCCCTCGGACAGGTGCTAAAGTGA